One Oncorhynchus kisutch isolate 150728-3 linkage group LG13, Okis_V2, whole genome shotgun sequence DNA window includes the following coding sequences:
- the niban1a gene encoding protein Niban 1a: protein MGISPSSLLDESKSNYIRGCAEAELKEFSPHYRRQYSVVFFSQVQDELEQQKEKIKQLLKQRGPPKAGEVLYEEQVLHFDYTRKWKERYMVVRANYCLECHDSFETFVKGVPPLHKLLPTGGTVLTTEEKYMAMVDQCFPVSETNNVKEEFAPPTIGMPGQFPVYLRLPYRRDYYFCFRQEARQDAFLSILSDCIRHQNQDFLKKKTVEVQAFLKAVHLYRQEKGCYDSWNMLIGSDVRVLANLVMEELLPSLEKDMLPHLKAKKTERKRVWFATIEAAYILVQECLLEGLSVLKEECKTAACQQEVLIRSDMDLILHSRTYLEGKLRASVSEPAEKFCSEGVQPYLASILEELMGPISSGFQEARLLSDNQMDQLCQDFQEGGVTDKLKQALAKLSKPNLLSCYQRINSLHDQLHDLQERFGFSNISNLVHSTQIDLQQLIENAAYSFELLLYKAKETSTDNVGSAMEKSRHMVLKQYDYDSSTVRKRIFQEALVGITLPHIKKNLAATCKTDLQGLEQFIDADYSNFVHVENIYEGILLQSLGKEVSKVVKDAASLNKHNLFTDSRDPLSQTSRSSLLSIPSTPSSPARVPFSPTHLQSSTFIQTQPETQPQAEVPAPAKPVSPDLSNGLALVGGAQGDPPSAVLKAEQNKVEAVSGATVEIEALGDSIAPAVAAPVEKLVKVENTVSTHETPVVAETKTEDMSEPTETAQVDTPVLTETEKMPTPGDAVEVEKTVVTGVLTTVAQSEAPSSSPVPVPDPSPVPVCVVKPVAVIDPIAVEDSVAEHMASLTISTTETAAETEAESESGPPNSDPVAASSGEQPVTAPPADASLAAAAETKDVPASSSAIPDDGDDTESESAPSDIEIPGDDDVTRAAAPTDKVKVSQSNGVECSISVTSNFTVEVSVSETPVGIATKPPVEVSEGNPVPPSDAPVSEATGGVNGGASVEVTAGAYSTVASATNLNVVPPQPQPDPQATLAAEPTKEALQAVEPAEPAPRAMDCVKEIRDLVVAVFEVEEVI, encoded by the exons ATGGGGATATCACCGTCCAGTCTCCTGGATGAAAGTAAATCCAACTACATAAGAG GTTGTGCGGAGGCAGAGCTGAAGGAGTTCAGTCCCCACTACAGGAGACAGTACTCTGTGGTCTTCttctcccaagtccaggatgagCTGGAGCAACAGAAAGAGAAAATAAAACAGCTCCTCAAACAAAGG GGTCCTCCGAAGGCAGGGGAGGTGCTGTATGAGGAACAGGTCCTCCATTTTGATTATACCCGGAAGTGGAAGGAGAGATACATGGTGGTTCGCGCCAACTACTGCCTGGAGTGTCACGACAGCTTTGAG ACCTTTGTGAAGGGCGTGCCCCCGCTCCACAAGCTGCTACCAACAGGAGGCACTGTGCTCACCACAGAGGAGAAGTACATGGCCATGGTGGACCAATGCTTCCCTGTTTCTGAAACCAACA atgtgaaggaggagtttGCCCCTCCTACAATCGGCATGCCTGGACAGTTCCCTGTGTACCTCAGGCTTCCGTACCGTAGAGATTACTACTTCTGCTTCCGACAGGAGGCTCGTCAAGATgctttcctctccatcctctctgacTGCATCCGTCACCAGAACCAAG acttcCTAAAGAAGAAGACAGTTGAGGTGCAGGCCTTCCTCAAGGCGGTCCACCTCTACAGACAAGAGAAGGGCTGTTATGACTCCTGGAACATGCTGATTGGCAGTGATGTCAGG gtactTGCCAACTTGGTTATGGAGGAGCTGTTGCCGTCTCTGGAGAAGGATATGCTGCCTCATCTGAAAGCCaagaagacagagaggaagagagtgtggTTCGCT ACAATAGAAGCAGCTTATATCCTGGTGCAGGAGTGTCTGTTGGAGGGGCTGTCTGTTCTGAAGGAGGAGTGTAAGACAGCAGCTTGCCAGCAGGAGGTGCTGATACGTTCAGATATGGACTTGATCCTTCACTCTAGAACCTACCTGGAGGGAAAGCTTCGAG CCAGTGTATCAGAGCCAGCAGAGAAGTTCTGTTCGGAGGGCGTGCAGCCCTACCTGGCCTCCATACTGGAGGAGCTCATGGGACCAATCAGCTCAGGGTTCCAGGAGGCACGGCTCCTAAGTGACAACCAGATGGACCAACTGTGTCAGGACTTCCAGGAGGGCGGTGTTACCGACAAACTCAAGCAG GCCCTGGCTAAGCTGAGTAAGCCCAACCTGTTGAGTTGTTACCAGAGGATCAACTCTCTCCACGACCAGCTGCATGACCTGCAGGAACGTTTTGGCTTCTCCAACATCAGCAATCTGGTCCACAGCACCCAGATAGACCTgcagcag CTGATTGAAAACGCAGCGTACTCCTTTGAGCTGCTACTCTACAAGGCCAAAGAAACCAGCACAGACAATGTAGGCTCTGCCATGGAGAAGTCCAGGCACATGGTGCTCAAG caaTATGATTACGACAGCAGCACAGTGAGGAAGAGGATCTTTCAGGAGGCCTTGGTGGGGATCACTCTACCTCACATTAAGAAGAACCTGGCCGCAACCTGCAAAACA GATCTGCAGGGTCTTGAACAGTTCATTGATGCAGACTATTCCAACTTCGTCCATGTGGAGAATATCTATGAGGGCATTCTGCTGCAGAGTCTGGGCAAGGAAGTCAGCAAAG TGGTGAAGGACGCAGCCAGCCTAAATAAACACAACCTGTTCACAGACAGCAGGGACCCCCTGAGCCAGACCAGCCGCTCCAGTCTCCTCTCCATCCCATCCACCCCCAGCAGCCCAGCCAGGGTGCCGTTCTCCCCCACACATCTCCAGAGCTCTACCTTCATCCAGACCCAGCCTGAGACCCAGCCACAGGCTGAGGTACCAGCACCAGCTAAGCCTGTCTCTCCTGACCTGAGCAACGGTCTGGCGCTCGTTGGGGGTGCACAGGGGGACCCCCCAAGTGCCGTGTTGAAGGCAGAGCAGAACAAGGTGGAGGCGGTGTCAGGGGCCACAGTAGAGATTGAGGCCCTGGGGGACAGTATTGCACCTGCTGTTGCAGCTCCAGTGGAGAAGCTAGTCAAGGTGGAGAACACAGTCAGTACACATGAGACACCTGTAGTGGCTGAGACAAAAACGGAGGACATGTCTGAACCAACTGAGACAGCTCAAGTGGATACCCCTGTCCTAACTGAGACAGAGAAAATGCCCACCCCTGGAGATGCTGTGGAGGTGGAGAAGACAGTAGTAACAGGCGTACTAACTACAGTAGCACAAAGCGAAGCCCCTTCTTCCAGTCCAGTCCCTGTCCCAGACCCTTCCCCTGTCCCTGTTTGTGTTGTCAAGCCTGTAGCTGTCATTGACCCTATAGCTGTTGAAGACTCAGTAGCAGAGCACATGGCTTCACTCACAATCAGCACTACTGAGACAGCGGCTGAGACAGAGGCTGAGAGTGAAAGCGGTCCTCCTAACAGTGACCCAGTAGCGGCCTCTAGTGGTGAGCAGCCTGTAACTGCGCCACCAGCAGACGCCAGCCTTGCTGCAGCAGCAGAGACCAAGGATGTGCCAGCCTCATCCTCCGCTATCCCAGATGATGGGGATGATACAGAGAGCGAGTCTGCCCCCTCCGACATCGAGATCCCTGGTGATGATGATGTCACGAGAGCAGCAGCCCCCACTGATAAGGTCAAAGTGTCACAGAGCAATGGAGTGGAGTGTAGCATTTCTGTGACCTCTAACTTCACAGTAGAGGTCAGCGTGAGTGAAACACCAGTCGGTATCGCCACCAAGCCCCCTGTAGAAGTATCAGAGGGTAACCCCGTTCCCCCTAGCGACGCCCCGGTCTCTGAAGCAACAGGAGGCGTTAACGGAGGCGCTAGCGTTGAAGTCACTGCTGGTGCTTATTCCACCGTAGCATCAGCAACCAATTTGAATGTAGTCCCTCCACAGCCCCAGCCAGACCCTCAGGCCACCCTCGCTGCTGAACCCACCAAAGAAGCCCTCCAGGCTGTGGAGCCCGCTGAGCCTGCTCCCCGGGCCATGGACTGTGTGAAAGAGATCCGGGACCTGGTGGTGGCGGTGTTTGAAGTGGAGGAGGTAATCTAG